In Lentibacillus amyloliquefaciens, one DNA window encodes the following:
- a CDS encoding vWA domain-containing protein encodes MKRILLFFLGIFVVTLVVTGCSSDNTSGEGGKEKGKTSSEEEEMDIPEAAADAEGMLEEGPGKLSTTGEADAEELEQELGQLPDDLDVDEAYNYLTYLMAADYESTLKKYEEFDPTFNVDGAPKSENSDDAQEKQERKTQHVALLMDASGSMGAYVNSEMKMTAAKDALKQFVSDLPEDAQMMLRVYGHKGTGSDADKEMSCNSSEVVYPLNTYDSEKFDNALSEFEPAGWTPLAASIKAAEKDLREQSGDNTESIVYIISDGEETCGGDPVEAAEQLHDSDIATAVNIIGFDVGNEAQQQLREVAEAGGGEFTNVDSGEDLLEAAENNISKALETAEMNMWSAMEATDIRWDAIHKKDEVDAIASEFGDVIADENNSFMDGFEQLQESEKINEETASKLKERIEERQDKLSDFNDNKREELRKKVDAESQKTIDMIDKKSEESNE; translated from the coding sequence ATGAAACGTATTTTATTGTTTTTCTTAGGGATATTTGTTGTCACGCTTGTTGTGACTGGATGTTCCAGCGATAATACTTCGGGTGAAGGTGGAAAAGAAAAGGGCAAGACATCCTCTGAAGAAGAAGAAATGGATATCCCTGAGGCTGCCGCTGATGCGGAAGGGATGCTTGAAGAGGGGCCGGGTAAACTGTCCACAACGGGCGAGGCCGATGCTGAAGAATTGGAACAGGAATTGGGACAATTGCCGGATGATTTGGATGTTGACGAAGCGTACAATTACTTAACCTACCTGATGGCCGCGGATTATGAATCTACACTCAAAAAGTATGAAGAATTTGATCCAACTTTCAACGTTGACGGCGCCCCGAAGAGTGAGAATAGTGATGACGCCCAGGAGAAGCAAGAGAGGAAAACGCAGCATGTAGCACTGTTGATGGATGCGAGTGGCAGTATGGGTGCATATGTTAATAGTGAAATGAAAATGACAGCTGCCAAGGATGCATTGAAACAATTTGTGTCTGATTTACCCGAAGATGCTCAAATGATGCTTCGTGTTTATGGCCATAAAGGAACCGGCAGTGATGCTGATAAAGAAATGTCCTGCAACAGTTCGGAAGTTGTTTACCCTTTGAATACATATGACAGTGAAAAATTTGATAACGCACTTTCCGAATTTGAACCGGCTGGCTGGACACCGTTGGCAGCCTCGATCAAAGCAGCTGAAAAAGACCTGAGAGAACAATCAGGCGATAATACTGAGAGTATCGTCTATATCATCAGTGATGGCGAAGAAACATGTGGTGGTGATCCGGTTGAAGCAGCGGAACAGCTGCATGACTCCGATATAGCAACCGCCGTGAATATTATCGGATTCGACGTTGGGAATGAGGCACAACAGCAATTACGGGAGGTTGCTGAAGCAGGCGGCGGTGAATTCACAAATGTTGATTCAGGCGAAGACTTACTCGAAGCTGCTGAAAATAATATCAGCAAAGCATTGGAAACCGCAGAAATGAACATGTGGAGTGCAATGGAAGCGACTGATATCAGATGGGATGCGATCCATAAAAAGGATGAGGTTGATGCCATTGCTTCTGAATTTGGTGATGTCATAGCTGATGAAAACAACTCGTTTATGGATGGCTTTGAACAGCTTCAGGAATCTGAAAAGATCAATGAGGAAACGGCCTCCAAACTAAAAGAGCGGATTGAAGAGCGACAAGACAAACTATCAGATTTCAATGACAATAAACGTGAGGAATTGCGGAAAAAAGTTGATGCGGAGAGCCAAAAAACAATTGACATGATAGATAAAAAGAGTGAGGAATCGAATGAATAA
- a CDS encoding VWA domain-containing protein has translation MSDVDYGTGDLENRGDWMNAILELPEVKDETNTEKINAFWNNLVSITYADYPDVRKLKARIKAMGYGSPDIEDPRYQFKESFNVEIILDASGSMAANVNGKSKMEIAKETVTEFVSGLPENAKVGLRVYGHKGTGSDSDKELSCNSTEMVYNISNYEEENFNQALNEFSPAGWTPIALALQEAKGDLQEYPAENNTNIIFLLSDGVGTCGQNPVDVANTLPDSEINPIVNIIGFNVNQEGAAQLKEVAEASAGSYSFASDQSELQSELERAEQLADQWRAWKDDAKVDVNYQHSELRGDVTWLKNDFRSSLRSQNYIMEDILGVLLENNHISEEVHQILDQKRSDWYDMMDDLIEQLQADLYDMADRYAEALKEEIDKRNQEQ, from the coding sequence TTGTCAGATGTAGACTATGGCACTGGTGACTTGGAAAATAGAGGTGACTGGATGAATGCGATATTAGAGCTTCCTGAAGTCAAAGATGAAACGAATACGGAAAAAATTAATGCCTTTTGGAATAATCTGGTATCTATTACTTACGCTGACTATCCGGATGTGAGAAAGTTAAAAGCGAGGATAAAGGCCATGGGCTATGGCAGTCCTGACATAGAAGATCCTCGATATCAATTCAAGGAAAGCTTTAATGTTGAGATTATATTGGATGCGAGTGGCAGTATGGCTGCCAACGTAAATGGCAAATCCAAAATGGAGATAGCGAAAGAAACGGTAACCGAATTTGTCAGTGGGCTTCCGGAAAATGCCAAAGTCGGCTTAAGAGTCTATGGTCATAAAGGAACGGGATCAGACAGTGATAAAGAATTGTCCTGCAACAGCACCGAGATGGTATATAACATCAGTAATTACGAAGAGGAAAATTTTAACCAGGCATTGAATGAATTTTCACCTGCCGGATGGACGCCGATTGCGCTCGCATTGCAGGAAGCTAAAGGGGATTTACAAGAGTATCCCGCAGAAAACAATACGAATATCATATTTCTTTTAAGTGATGGGGTTGGAACTTGTGGACAAAATCCAGTGGATGTTGCAAACACTCTTCCAGATTCAGAGATTAACCCAATTGTAAATATAATTGGATTTAATGTGAATCAAGAAGGTGCAGCACAACTAAAAGAAGTTGCGGAAGCATCAGCAGGTTCCTATTCTTTTGCAAGTGACCAAAGCGAACTTCAAAGTGAATTGGAAAGAGCTGAACAATTGGCAGATCAATGGAGAGCCTGGAAAGATGATGCGAAAGTGGATGTCAACTATCAGCACAGTGAACTTAGAGGTGATGTCACCTGGCTTAAAAATGATTTTCGCAGTTCACTCCGAAGTCAGAACTATATTATGGAAGATATTTTAGGCGTTCTGCTTGAAAATAATCATATAAGTGAAGAAGTGCATCAAATATTGGATCAAAAAAGATCCGACTGGTATGATATGATGGATGATTTGATTGAACAACTGCAAGCTGATCTATACGACATGGCTGACAGATACGCTGAGGCCTTAAAGGAAGAAATAGATAAGAGAAATCAAGAGCAGTAG
- the tnpA gene encoding IS66 family insertion sequence element accessory protein TnpA, protein MTLKDKRIEWKARYDAWKESGQSVAEWCRTQEIKVHQIYYWVQRFENNEVSPEPEPTQWLAVQVDDETIASEGKGPIFIHFDAISVEVRPGANVGLLSDIIHVLQNQC, encoded by the coding sequence ATGACCCTAAAAGACAAACGAATAGAATGGAAAGCGCGCTATGATGCCTGGAAAGAAAGCGGACAAAGTGTAGCTGAATGGTGTCGTACTCAGGAAATCAAAGTCCACCAAATATATTATTGGGTACAGCGATTCGAGAATAACGAGGTTTCTCCGGAACCGGAGCCAACACAATGGCTCGCTGTCCAAGTAGACGATGAAACCATAGCTTCTGAAGGAAAAGGACCCATCTTTATTCACTTTGACGCCATCTCCGTCGAAGTACGGCCAGGCGCCAATGTTGGCCTACTGTCTGATATCATCCATGTCCTGCAAAACCAATGCTGA
- a CDS encoding VWA domain-containing protein: protein MFKKLFFMIVFITLLGIMVACSSESIQESSGAKDSETKEAKNTDSNNTNQEETDAGWDDLLSTPELPKTIADIATQSSGQLANLNLTNTNTREEDTKKAMKVFEQLPKLKEGASEEKMDAYWRKLMYLFHKDYPEPNNMIEELKYSRFGSPEIEDERFQFKQNLNVEIILDASGSMAGMVDGKPKMEAAKESIESFASSLPEGANVGLRVYGHKGTGSDSDKELSCNSSDLVYELQNYDANQFDKALNKFQPAGWTPIALALKKAKEDLSEYPAKNSTNIIYLVSDGVATCGGDPVKVAQNLADSDINPIVNVLGFNVESEGQQQLQEISEKIEGVFTTIQNQEQLKEQLEKAKNIADKWEQWKTNAGYEASSQYYQQDTDILGFMNDWNGNNVDESYNISRALSRLEEAGYISEDAHDYISAKSDERNNQIDKYTNTLQEDLNNINEKNFEEAKKQITEKYDENTNN, encoded by the coding sequence ATGTTCAAAAAGTTGTTCTTTATGATAGTTTTTATAACACTGCTGGGTATAATGGTTGCCTGCTCTTCTGAAAGTATACAAGAATCCAGCGGTGCTAAAGATTCGGAAACAAAAGAAGCCAAAAATACCGACTCAAACAATACTAATCAGGAGGAGACTGATGCTGGCTGGGATGATCTTCTTTCCACACCGGAATTACCAAAAACGATCGCAGATATTGCTACTCAGTCAAGCGGTCAACTTGCCAATCTAAATTTAACGAACACGAATACCAGGGAAGAGGATACAAAGAAGGCGATGAAGGTCTTCGAACAACTTCCTAAATTGAAAGAAGGGGCTTCTGAGGAAAAGATGGATGCCTATTGGAGAAAATTGATGTACCTGTTCCATAAGGACTATCCCGAACCTAATAATATGATTGAAGAACTGAAATATTCGCGTTTTGGAAGTCCGGAAATTGAGGATGAACGTTTCCAATTCAAGCAAAATTTGAATGTGGAAATCATTCTGGATGCGAGCGGCAGCATGGCGGGAATGGTGGACGGAAAGCCCAAGATGGAAGCGGCTAAAGAATCGATCGAGTCATTTGCTTCGTCATTGCCTGAAGGAGCTAACGTAGGACTCAGAGTATATGGTCATAAAGGAACAGGTTCAGATAGTGATAAGGAACTTTCTTGCAACAGTTCTGACTTGGTTTATGAGCTCCAAAACTATGATGCGAACCAATTTGATAAAGCTCTGAACAAATTTCAGCCGGCAGGATGGACGCCGATAGCTCTAGCATTGAAGAAAGCCAAGGAAGATCTGTCTGAGTATCCTGCAAAGAATAGCACAAATATTATTTATCTTGTAAGTGATGGTGTTGCTACGTGTGGAGGCGATCCAGTTAAGGTAGCTCAAAATCTCGCAGATTCCGATATTAATCCAATCGTGAATGTTCTAGGCTTTAATGTCGAAAGTGAAGGGCAACAACAACTTCAAGAAATATCGGAGAAAATTGAGGGCGTATTCACGACCATTCAAAATCAGGAACAGCTCAAGGAACAGTTGGAAAAGGCGAAAAATATTGCGGATAAATGGGAACAGTGGAAAACGAACGCTGGCTATGAAGCTTCTTCACAATATTATCAGCAGGACACAGATATACTGGGATTCATGAATGATTGGAATGGAAATAATGTTGATGAAAGTTACAACATTAGTCGCGCGTTATCAAGGCTGGAAGAAGCAGGTTATATTTCTGAGGATGCTCATGATTATATCTCAGCAAAATCGGATGAAAGAAATAATCAAATAGATAAATATACAAATACGCTTCAAGAAGATCTAAACAACATAAATGAAAAGAATTTTGAAGAAGCTAAAAAACAAATAACGGAAAAGTACGATGAAAACACAAATAATTAA